A region of Polyodon spathula isolate WHYD16114869_AA chromosome 4, ASM1765450v1, whole genome shotgun sequence DNA encodes the following proteins:
- the LOC121313894 gene encoding prostate stem cell antigen-like isoform X2, whose product MKTSLALLLLAFISSRAVEALLCYQCNAALSNNACNMNTENCSAGDTCKTTVIRTNGVTTITKACVTNSACNIVISSNVSVGVRDERIETCCNTDLCNVNGSTTARLNVLLLGASAALLFLVSKITV is encoded by the exons ATGAAGACCTCTCTGGCGTTGCTGCTTCTCGCTTTCATTAGTAGCCGTGCAG TGGAAGCGCTGTTGTGTTACCAATGTAATGCTGCTCTCTCCAACAATGCCTGCAACATGAATACCGAGAACTGCTCTGCTGGAGACACCTGCAAGACCACCGTCATCAGAACGA ATGGAGTTACTACCATCACAAAAGCGTGTGTCACAAACAGTGCCTGCAACATTGTTATATCCTCCAATGTTAGTGTTGGGGTGCGCGACGAACGTATAGAAACGTGCTGCAATACGGAtctgtgcaacgtgaacggctccaccactgccaggctcaatgtgcTGCTTCTGGGGGCTTCAGCAGCTCTGCTTTTCCTGGTCAGCAAGATCACAGTGTAA
- the LOC121313894 gene encoding prostate stem cell antigen-like isoform X1 — translation MKTSLALLLLAFISSHAVEALLCYQCNAALSNNACNMNTENCSAGDTCKTTVIRTNGVTTITKACVTNSACNIVISSNVSVGVRDERIETCCNTDLCNVNGSTTARLNVLLLGASAALLFLVSKITV, via the exons ATGAAGACCTCTCTGGCGTTGCTGCTTCTTGCTTTCATTAGTAGCCATGCAG TGGAAGCGCTGTTGTGTTACCAATGTAATGCTGCTCTCTCCAACAATGCCTGCAACATGAATACCGAGAACTGCTCTGCTGGAGACACCTGCAAGACCACCGTCATCAGAACGA ATGGAGTTACTACCATCACAAAAGCGTGTGTCACAAACAGTGCCTGCAACATTGTTATATCCTCCAATGTTAGTGTTGGGGTGCGCGACGAACGTATAGAAACGTGCTGCAATACGGAtctgtgcaacgtgaacggctccaccactgccaggctcaatgtgcTGCTTCTGGGGGCTTCAGCAGCTCTGCTTTTCCTGGTCAGCAAGATCACAGTGTAA